The following DNA comes from Alienimonas californiensis.
GCCGACCAGATGGCGGCGGCGTATCGGGGCGCGCTCGTCTATTGCCTGCCGGCGAAGTACGAACCGTTCGGCCTCACCCCGCTGGAGGCGGCGAACCACGGCTGCGCCCTCGTGCTGGGCGACCTGCCGAGCCTGCGGGAGGTCTGGGGCGACGCGGCGATCTACGTCCCGCCGGACGACCGGGAGGCCCTGTTTTACGGAGTTCACAATGCGCTGAGGTACGGCGAGGAACTGGCCGACCGCATGCTCGCCGCCGGCGAGCGGGCGCAGCGCTACACCCGCGCCGCGATGATCGACGGGTATCTGGCGACGTATCAGGAATTGTGCGGCGACGCGCCTCAAACGCCGGAGCTTGCGGCGGCCGCATCCGGGGGGGCGTTTTAGATGCACCTCGTTTATTTCACCCACTCGCTCGTTTCGGACTGGAACCACGGCAACGCCCACTTTTTGCGGGGCGTGATCCGGGCGTTGCAGGCCCGCGGGCATAGCGTGGAGTCGTTTGAGCCGTCCAACGGCTGGAGCCTGCAAAACCTGCTGAGCGACCACGGCCTGCCCCCCACGCGGGAGTTCGCCGCGCAGTTCCCGGACCTGTCGGCGAAGTTCTACGATCCAAATTACGAACGCTTCGCCGGGGAGCCGCTCGACGCCGTGCTGGACCGGGCGGACGCCGTGCTGGTGCACGAATGGAACGACCCGGCGCTCGTCGCCCGGCTGGGCCGGCGGCGCGTCGCCCGGGGGGAGGGCCGCAGCAGTTTCAAACTGCTCTTTCACGACACCCACCACCGGGCCGCCAGCGCGCCGAAAGATATGAGCCGCTACGATCTCGCCGGCTACGACGGGGTGCTCGCCTTCGGCCGGGTGATCGCGGAGATTTATCGGCGTCGCCGCTGGCACGACCGGGCCTGGGTCTGGCACGAAGCGGCCGACGTCACCCTCTTCACCCCCGCCCCGGCCCCGGTCGAGAAGGAGCGAGATCTCGTCTGGGTCGGCAACTGGGGCGACGGCGAACGCACCGCCGAACTGGGCCAGTTTTTGTTGGGCCCGGTGAGAGCGCTGAACCTGAACGCCCGCGTCCACGGCGTGCGCTACCCGGAATCGGCGAAGGAGGCGTTGCGGGCGGCGGGGTGCGAGTACGCCGGCTGGCTGCCCAATCACCGGGTGCCGCAGGCCTTCAGCGAGGCCCGGCTGACCGTGCACGTCCCCCGCGGTCCGTACGTCAAAACGCTGCCCGGCGTGCCGACGATCCGGCCGTTCGAGGCCCTCGCCTGCGATTTGCCCCTGATTTGCAGCCCCTGGCAGGACGCCGAAGACCTGTTCGCCCCCGGCCGGGACTACCTCACCGCCGCCGACGGGGCGGAGATGACCCAGCAGATTCGCCGGGTTATGGACGACGACCGCCTCGCCGCGAACCTCGCGGAGCACGGTCGGGAGACTATTCTCGCCCGTCACACCTGCGACCACCGGGCGGAGGAGTTATTGGCGATCCTGAACGAACTTGATTGCGGGGGGCTGTGATGGCGGCGGGATTGAACATCGCCTTTTTCGGCTCCTCGCTGGTCAGCGCCTATTGGAACGGCGCCGCGACCTATTATCGCGGGATCGTCAAGGCCCTGCACGACCGCGGGCACCGGGTGACGTTTTACGAGCCCGACGCCTTCGGTCGGCAGGCCCACCGGGATATGCCAGACCCGTCCTGGGCGACGGTGGTAGTCTATGAGGGAGAAGGAAACGACGGCGTGCGACGCGGCCTGGACGCGGCGGCCTCCGCGGACGTGATCGTCAAAGCCAGCGGCGTGGGGGTGTTCGACGAGTTATTAGAAGCCGCCGTGCCGACGCTCGGCGGGCCGGAGACGCTGCGGATCTTCTGGGACGTGGACGCCCCTGCCACCCTGGCCCGCATGCACGCAGACGCCAACGACCCGTTCCGGCGCCTTGTCCCGCAATACGACGCCGTCTTCACCTACGGCGGCGGCCCGCCGGTGGTGAAAGCCTATACCGCCCTCGGCGCCCGCCGGTGCGAGCCGATCTATAACGCCCTCGACCCCTCCACCCATCACCCCGTCCCGCCGGACGACCGCTTCGCCGCGGACCTCGCCTTCCTCGGCAATCGCCTGCCGGACCGGGAGGCCCGCGTCGGCGAGTTCTTCCTGAGCGCCGCCCGCGCCCTGTCGGATCGCACGTTTTTGTTGGGCGGCAGCGGGTGGGGGGAGAACGTCGATCTGCCGCCCAACGTCCGCCCGCTGGGGCACGTTTCCACGGTCGATCACAACGCCCTGAACCGCACCCCGCTGGCCGTGTTGAACGTCTCCCGGGAGAGCATGGCCGCGGTCGGCTACAGCCCCGCGACGCGGGTGTTCGAAGCGGCGGGCGCTTCCGCCTGCCTCATCACGGACGACTGGGAGGGCATCGACTGGTTCCTCGAACCGCGGCGGGAGGTATTGGTCGCGGAGGACGGGCGGGACGTGGCGGAGCATCTCCAAGCCCTGACGCCGGAGTCGTCGAGGAAAATCGGCGAGCGGGCGCTCAAACGGGTCCTCGCGGAGCACACCTACGACCGCCGGGCCGTGCGGGTGGAAGAATTACTCACCGGCGAACTGGTGAGGGGATAAGCCGATGCGAATTGTCATCTTCGGACTGTCCGTCACCTCCAGTTGGGGCAACGGCCACGCGACGACCTACCGGGCGCTGCTCAAAGCATTGCACGTCGAGGGTCATTCCGTGCTGTTCTGCGAACGGGACGTGCCCTGGTACGCCGGGCACCGCGACCTGCCGGCGCCGCCGTTCTGCGAACTGGCGCTCTATCACTCGGTCGGGGAGGCCCGTGAACGCTTCGCTGAGGCTGTGCGAACCGCGGACGCGGTGATCGTCGGCAGCTACGTGCCGGACGGCGTGGCGATCGGCGAATGGGCGACGGCGACCGCCGGGGGCGTTTCCGCGTTCTACGACATCGACACCCCCGTCACCCTCGCCAAGCTCGCCGCGGGGGACTTTGAATATCTCGCCCCGGACTTGATCCCCCGGTACGACCTGTACCTCAGCTTTACCGGCGGGCCGACGCTGCGGCGGTTGGAACAGGAGTTCGGCTCCCCCGCCGCCCGGCCGCTGTATTGCAGCGTCGACCCGGACCTTTATCAGCCGGACGACGCGATCGAGCGGGACCTGGACCTCGGTTATCTGGGCACCTGGAGCGCCGACCGCCAGCCGACGGTCAACCGCTTTTTGATCGAACCGGCCCGGGCCCTGCCGGAGCGCCGCTTCGCCGTCGCCGGGCCGCAGTATCCGGCCGAGATTGACTGGCCGGCGAACGTGGAGCGAACCGATCACCTTCCCCCCGCGGAGCACGCCCGGTTTTATAATCGGCAGCGGTTCACGCTGAACGTGACCCGGGCGGACATGATCGCCGCCGGCTACGCCCCCAGCGTGCGGCTGTTCGAGGCGGCGGCGTGCGGCACGCCCGTGATCTCCGACCGCTGGGCCGGATTAGGGGAGTTGCTCGAGGAGGGAAAAGAGATTTTCATTGCCGATTCTCCCGCGGACGTCCGTCGCTGGCTGACCGAGACGTCCGAGGCGGACCGCGCCGCGATCGGCGCCGCCGCCCGCCGCCGGGTCCTCGCCGAACACACGGCCGACGGTCGGGCCGACCAACTCATTCAACATCTTCAAGACCGGGCCGCCGCGTGACTCTTCAATCCGCCGCCGCCCACCTCCCGCCGGACGCCCCGCCCGGGCCGTGGTTTCATAACCTGTCGCTGCCCGACGGGGCCGGCGGCGTGCTGCACACCGCCCCGGACCACCCGCTGGGCGACTTTCCCCGCTTCAAATGGGAGGCGATCGAACCGCATCTGCCCGCGGACCTCTCCGGGGCGCACGCGCTGGACGTGGGCTGCAACGCGGGATTTTATGCGATCGAACTGGCCCGCCGCGGGGCGGCGGTGACGGCGATCGACCACGACCCGCGCTATCTGGAGCAGGCCCGCTGGGCGGCGGGGCGGCTCGCCGAGGCGGGCGCCCTCCCGGCGAACCCGCCGCGGTTCCGTCAGGGCAGCGTCTACGACCTCGCCCGACCGACGCCCGACGAGCCGGAGCGGTTCGACGTCGTCTGGTTTATGGGGGTGCTCTATCACCTGCGTTATCCGCTGCTCGCCTTGGATCTGCTGGCGGATCGGACCGCCCCGGGCGGGCTGATGGTCTTTCAGACCCTCACCCTGCCTGAGGACGATTCGAACGCCAAGGCCCCGCGAGGTCTCGGCGTTAAGGACCCCAGCAACGTGCGGATTGGCGAGCGGGCGGCCCTTCGCGCCCCGGGGTGGCCGACGCTGGCCTTTATCGAACGCGATTTCGAGGACGACCCCACCAACTGGTTCCTCGCCGACGCCCCCGCCTGCCGGGCGATGCTGCGGAGCGCCGGATTTGAAATCGCCGCCGAAATCCCGGAACAGGAAGTCTTTCTCTGTCGCCGCCGGTCGGATGGGGACGATAACGACCGTCTTCGCGACGAAGAGTGCCGGGCCGCCACCGGACGACTCGACAGGCCGGGCGAGACCGCCGGCTCATTGTCCGACCTGTCCTCCGGGTCCCCCTCCGCGTGGAGCGTTACTGAGGAGAGCAACGAATGAACGAGACGACCGACGGCCGGGCCGCCGCCGGCCAGGACCAGGAGAACGTGCGGGTTTATCGCTGGCCGCAGTTCGAACTCCGGTTCGATCTGGGCGAGGGCGTGGCGCTGACCCGCTACCCCGACGGCAAGACCAGCGGCTGCGGCCCCGTGCCCGAGGATTGCGTTCATGCCGAACGGCTGGGCGTCACCCCCGCCCGCCATCGCCTCCTGCATGAATTAACGCACCACCTCGTCGGGCTGCGGTACTACGGGGACCCGCGGGGGTCTCGGGTGATCTGGCGCGACGCCCACGGCACCTGGTCGGAGACCCCGAAGATCAAGCCCGGTTGGAACGAGAACGCTCAGGAGGAGTGGTTCGTCCACGCGGTGAGCTACGCGGCGCTGGGCAAGCTGCCCGATCGGGAGTCCGACGAGGACGGCCTGCACTCGGCGCTGGCGGATCTCTCCGAACGCACCGACCCCGACGCCCTGATCCGGGAACTGCAGAGCCTGCTCGCGCAGGACGCCCCGGTCGTCGACGGCCGCCCGGACGCCGCGGAAACGGCGTCGCCCGCCGGGGCGCATTGATCAACAACCTGTTGTTCAACAATGTGCAAGAGCGTGTTTATTCGCCCCAGCGCCGGCCGCTGAGGTCGGCGACGACCCGCACCAGCGCCTGGGTGCCGTCCCGCCCGCCGCCGGCCGCGGCGACGGCGTTGTAGAGCTGCCGGGCGAGGGCCAGGCCCGGCAGGCAGAGGTGCATGCGATCGGCTTCGCTCAACGCCAGACCGAGGTCTTTGAGGAAGTGCTCGACATAGAACCCCGGGGCGAAATCGCCCTTCAACATCCGCGGAGCCAGGTTCGACAGGCTCCACGAGCCCGCCGCTCCGCCGCTGACGCTCTTCAAGACGGTCTCCAAATCCAGCCCGGCCCGGTCGGCGTAGACCAGCGCCTCGCAGACGCCGATCATATTGGAGGCGATCAGGGTTTGATTGACCATTTTCGTGTGCTGCCCGGCGCCGGAGCCGCCCTGCAAGACGACGGTCTTCCCCAGCACGTCGAACAGCGGGGCGAGAGCGTGAAAGACGTCCGCGTCCCCACCGCACATGATGGACAGCGCCCCGCTCTTCGCCCCCACGTCCCCGCCGCTGACGGGGGCGTCCAGGCTCTGCACGCCCTTGGCCGCGGCGGCCTCGGCGATCTCCACGGCCAACGCGGGGGCGCTGGTGGTCATATCGACCAGGATCGAACCCGCCGCGGCCCCGGCGAGCGCCCCGTCCTCCCCTAAGACGACGGCCCGCACGTCGTGCGGATAGCCGACGATCGTGATCGTCACGTCGCTGTTCTCCGCCACGGCCCGGGGATTCTCGGCGAGCGTCGCCCCCTTCGCCGTCAGTGGCTCGGCCTTCGCCGGGGTGCGATTATAAACCGTGAGGGCGTACCCGGCGTCCAGCAGCCGCTCGGCCATCGCGGCGCCCATCACGCCGGTTCCGATCCAGCCGAGGCGGGTCGTTTCGGGGGAGACGGGCGACATATCGACGGGCGGATGGGGGAAGGATGAAAGATTGTTCCCAACACTAGCCCGAAGCGTCAGCGAGGGCCTCCGCACACCGGAGAGACGCCTCGTCGGGCGGCGCCCGACGCCCTCGCTGACGCTTCGGGTTGGTAACGCAAGGCGCTGGACAATCTTCTAAAGTGGCCGCATGCCCCCCGCCGTGCCGATCGACGAACCCCTCGCCTATCTCGGCGGCCGACTGCTGCCCGCGGCGGAGGCGGCCCTGCCGCTGGACGACGGCCTGGTGACGGGCGGGGCGGCGGTGACGGAGCGGCTGAGGACGTTCGGCGGGGTCCCGTTCGCCGTCGACCGGCACCTCGACCGCCTGGAACGCAGCGCCGCCGCGGCCTTCATCGACCTACCCGGTCCGCGGGAGGAACTGGCGGAGGCGATCGCCGCGGTCGTGCGGCATAACTTCGCCCTGCTGGAACGCACCGGCGGCCCCGGGGATGAACTGAGCGTTGGCCTGTTCGTCTCCGCCGGATCGCCGGGGGGACCTTCCGTCGCGGGGGTAACGACGACGGTTCTGGAGGCCGGCCGGTTCGCGGCGGACTATCAGGACGGGGTGCGGCTGGTCGTGCCGGCGACGCGGCAGATCCCCGCGGCCTGCCTCGATCCGCACATCAAGACCCGCAGCCGGCTGCACTGGCGGATCGCCGCCCGACAGGCCGCCGCGATCGACCCGGGGACCAGACCGCTGCTCCTACACCTCGACGGCACGGTCGCGGAAACCGACACCGGCAACGTCCTGAGCGTCCGCGGCCGCACGATTCGCACCCCGCCGCGGGCCGGCACGCTGGAGGGGGTCACCCAGGCCGTCACTCGTGAAGTGGCGACGGACCTCGGCTTTCAGTGGGAGGAACGCCCGCTGACGGTGGCGGACCTGTGCGCGGGGGACGAGGCGCTCGTCGCCTCCACCACGCCGACGCTATGGCCCGTCGTCCGCATCGACGGCCGGCCGGTGGGCGCCGGGACGGTAGGCTCGGTCTATCGGACGCTGACGACCGCCTGGGAGCGGTTGGTCGAGAGCGCGGGGCTGAACAAACCGACGTCATTCTGACGACGCTAGGCGCGGGTCCGCGACAACTCGCCCCCGCGTCCTCATGGCCGCAAAACATCAGTAACTCATTCTACAGCAGTAATTTACTGCGATGCCTGTTTAAACTGGCATCGATCCTGCGGATACGAAGGAGCGGGGCGGCGCGAACCGCAGCCCCCGCTGCCTTCCCCTCATTGCGAGACACCCATGTCGTCCCGACTCCTTCCCAAATTCGTTGCCGCCGCCGCACTGCTGGGCGTCGGCTTGCTGGCTGCCCCGAACGCGGCGGAGGCCGGCGACCGCGGTCACCGTCACAGCGGTTTTCACGGCTACCACGGCGCGCCGAGCTATGGCTATCACGGCGGGCACTACCGCGGCTCCTCCCACGGCTACAACCGCGGGTACTACGGCTCCCGCTACGGCTACGGTCGCGGTTACGGCTCCTTCAACCGGGGCTACGGTTATAACCGGGGCTTCGGCTCCAGCCGCGGACTGACGATCGGCACGCGGAACTTCTTCCTCAACATTCGTCGCTGAACCGGAGCGAACGGCCCGTCCGTCGCTCAGACTCGCGTCGATGTCTTTCCGGGAGCCCCGCCACGTGCGGGGCTCCTTTTTTTGTGCGCCGCCGGTTCGCCCCCCCGGTCGCGGCCCGGTCGCCGTCGGTCGCAGATGACGGGCGGCGGGCGGACCGACTAGACTGCCGCGCCCCGCCGCGCGGTCGTGTCCGTCGTTCTTCGTTCGTGTCGCTCGTTATGCCTGAATCCGTCGCTCTCGCCGCCGCTGTGCAGGCCGGTCGGTGGGCCGCGGCGGCCTGCCGGGCCGTCCGCTCCGCCGCCGATCCTTCCGCGCTGGATAAGTCGGACAAAAGCCCCGTCACCGTCGCGGACTTCGCCGCCCAGGCCCTCGTCTGCCGGGCGCTGGCGGAGGCGTTCCCGAACGACCCGGTCGTCGGCGAGGAAGACGCCGCCGCCCTGCGGAGCGGGGAGCAGGCGAAGTTCGCCTCGCAGGTGCTCGACGCGGTGAACCTCGCCGGCCGTCAGTTCGACCTGCCCGCCGCCACCCTGGACGACGTGCTGGGCTGGATCGACCGCGGCGGCGCCGAGGGCGGCGGGCGGTTCTGGACCGTCGACCCGATCGACGGCACGAAGGGGTTTCTCCGCGGCGGGCAGTACGCGGTGGCGATCGCCCTGATCGAGAACGGCGTGCCGACCGTCGGCGTGCTCGCCTGCCCGAACCTGCCGCGGAACGGCGGGGACGACGCCGGCGACACCGGGGCGCTATTCGCCGCCCGGCGGGGCGACGGGGCGACGGTGCGGTCGCTGGGAACGAACTCCACCCCGACCGCGATTTTCACCTCCCCCCAGGCCGATCCGGCCGCGGCCCGGGTCTGCGAATCGGTGGAGTCCGGCCACACCGCCCACGGCGCCGCCGCGGAGATCGCCGCGCGGTTGGGCGTCTCCGCGGAGCCGCTGCGGCTCGATTCGCAGGCCAAATACGCCGAGGTCGCCCGCGGCGGGGCGGAGATCTATCTCCGGCTGCCCACCCGGCCGGGGTACGTGGAACGCATCTGGGATCACGCCGCCGGCGTGGCGGTGATTGAGGAAGCCGGCGGGCGGGTGACGGACGTGGACGGCCGACCGCTGGACTTCACCCACGGCCGCGGCCTGGAGCGGAACCGCGGGGTGATCGCCACCAACGGCCCGCTGCACGACGCCGTGCTGGAGGCCGCCGCCGCCGTGTTGGCCCCGCGGCCCTAATTCGCCGTGCCGCTCAACTTCGACATCGGCCTCACCCTCAGCGTGCTGGCCGCCTGCGTGGTCGCGCTGGTGGCGACGACCGCCGCCCCGGACGCCGTGCTGTGCGGCGGGTTGGTGTTGCTGGTCGCCTGCGGGGTGGTGCCGCTCAGCGGCACCTACGGGGAGCCCGGGGCGCTGGACGGCCTGGGGAACCCGGGCCTGGCGGCGGTCGGCATTTTATTCGCGGTCGCCGAGGGACTGCGGCAGACCGGGGCCGTGGAATACGCCGGCCGCCAACTCCTGGGGCGGCCCTCCGGCACGACGAGTGCCGTACTGCGGGTGGCGGCGCCGGCGGCGTTCGTCAGCGCCTTTCTCAACAACACCCCCGTGGTCGCCGCGGCGCTGCCGGTCGTCAGCGACTGGGCGAAGCGCCACGGCATGAGCCCCAGCAAGGTGCTGATGCCGCTCTCCTTCGCCGCGGTGCTGGGGGGCATGTGCACGCTCATCGGCACGAGCACGCTGCTGGTGTTGAACGGGGAGCTGGTCAAGCTCCCCACGGCGGACGGCGGCACGCACCCGGGCTTGGAATTATTCGACATCACCTGGGTCGGCCTGCCCTGCGCGGTGCTGGGGGTGGCGTTTCTGGCGGTCGCTTCGAAGTGGCTCCTGCCGGACCGCACCCCGGCCGGGGCGAACCTCCGCGACACCCGCGAGTACGTCGTGGAGATGACCCTTCAACCCGATAGCCCGATGGTGGGCCAGACCGTCGAGGGCGCCGGCCTACGCCACCTGCCGGGGGCGTATTTATTGGAGATCGGCCGCGACGTGCCCGCCGATACGACCGGCAACGCGGCGGACGACGACGCCCCGCCCGGCGCCGCCGCGGGGCCGCCGCGGGCGCCGACGCACGTGGAGCAGGTCGTCGCCGCGGTCGGGCCGAACGAGCGCCTGCGGGCCGGCGACCGGCTGGTGTTCGTCGGCGCCGTGGACAGCGTGAAGGACCTCCGCCGCCTGCCCGGCCTCACCCCGGCGGCCGATCAGACCTTCAAGCTCGACACCCCCAGCGAGGGCCAGGGAGCCCGGCAACTGGTGGAGGCGGTCGTCTCCGACGGCTACCCGTTCCTGGATCGCACCGTCCGCGAGAGCCGGTTCCGCAGCCATTACAACGCCGCCATCATCGCCGTGGCCCGCGGCGGAGAGCGGGTCGTCGGCAAGATCGGCGACATCCGCCTACGGCCCGGCGACACCCTGTTATTGGAAGCCCCGCCGGGTTTCGTGAAGCTGCGGCGGTTCGGCAAGCATTTCTTCCTGGTCTCCGGCGTGGCGGACAGCGTCCCCCCGCGGTTCCATAAAGCCTGGATCGCCCGCGTGATTCTGGCGGCGATGGTCGCGGCGATGTTCTTCGACGTCCCGCCGGCGTTGGCGGCGGCGATCGCCTGCGGGGCGATGATTTTTTCCCGCTGCCTGCTGATCAGCGAGGCCCGCCGGGCCGTCGACTGGAGCGTGCTCATCACCATGGCCGCCGGTCTGGGCCTGGGCGCCGCCCTGCAGAGCAGCGGCACCGACGACTACCTCGCCCACCACCTCACCGCCCTGGCGGGGCCCAACCCCTACGCCCAACTCGCGGTGACGTTCCTGCTGACCGCCGTGCTGGCGAACCTCATCACCGCCAAGGCCGCGGGCGTGCTGACCTTCGGCATCGCGTTGGCGGTGGCGAACGGATTGAACCTGAACCCGCTGCCGTTCGTGATCGCGGTGATGGCCGCCGCCAGCGGCGTGTTCGCCGGGCCGGTCGGCTTCCAGACGAACCTGATGGTCTACGGCCCCGGGGGTTATAAAACGAGCGATTACCTGCGACTGGGCCTCCCGCTGACGGCGCTGGTGTTCGCGGTGACGATGCTCGTCGTCCCGCAGGTCTGGCCCTTCGAGCCGGCGACCCCGGCCGCCGATCCGCCCCCGGCCGCCCGGGCCGAGGACGACGGTGGGGCGCCGGCCACGGCGGTCGTCAATACCGGGGAATAGCCGTCGAGCCGCTGCCGGCCGGGGTGCCGAACGGGTCGCCGCCGGCCGGATGGGCGCCGAACGGGTCGCCGCCGGCCGGAGCGGGCTTGGCGCGGAGGGCGACGTTGTCCAGCCCCTCGCCGGACAGCAGCTTGAGGGTCTCCTGCACCGCTCGGGAGGGCACATTCCGTTCGGCCTCGATGACGACCCGGCGTTGCGGAGCGGTCGTCGCCAGATTCTTCAACGCCACGCGGATGCGTTCGGGGGTGAGGCCCTCCTCGCCGTCGATCGAGAGAATGCCGTTCGGGCCCACCACAATGGTCAGAGACGAAGTCTCGGCGCCGCTCGGCGCCGCGGCAGTCGGCACGCCGGGTGCCGCAGCGTCCCAGCCGCGTTCCTCGGCGCTGCGGCGGAGCGAGTCGAGCAGTTCCTCGATCTGGCGGTGCACCGCCGCGGTCTGCCGAACGGCCAGCAGGCCGTTGAAGTGCTCGATGGAGCCGCCCTGCCCGTCCGTGATCAGCCACGGCCCGCCGAACGCCTCGCCGCCGGTGACGGACAGAATCATGTTTACCAGATCGTCCGCCGCCCCGGCCGGCAGTCCCGTGCTCGGCCGTCCGGCCCCGAACCCGCCCATTCCGCCGCCCATTCCGCCACCCATCCCTTCGCCGAACTGGTTCTGAACCGGCGGCAGGCTGAACATCCCGCCCCCGCCCTCCTGCCCGCCGCCGAACGCGCCCGGGACGCCGCCGAGACCGCCGGCGGGCGACGTCCGCACGTCGGCCAACAGATCGCGGACGTTATAGATGCGGGTTTCCAGATTTCGTCCTGCCGCCTCCTGCGTGGTGATATACAGAATGCCGTTCCGGGGCATGGCGGCGAGAGAGGCGTCACTGATTGTGGACAGCAAAACGTCCAACGCCGTCCGCAGCGAATACCCGCTCAACTTCGGCGGGTTCTCGATCGGCAGGTCTCGCAAATCGATCCCCTCCGGGTTGAGGGTACGCTGGTCCGGCAGGATGACGATGTTGTGCTGCGCGGCAAGACCGTCGAGCGCCTCGGCGATCGTATCCCCTGGGCGCGCGTCGAGTTCCGTCGGGGCGTTCAGGGCCTTCTCCAACGCCGCCATCTTCGCCTCGTCCGGCGAGGCGGCGGGCGGCTGGCTCCTCGCTCCGTCCGCGAACGGGTCGCCCGCGGGATCGGCGGCGGCCTGTTCCGGCCCGGCCTGCTGCGGGTCCGACTCCTCCTGAGCCAGGGCCGGTCCCGGCGGGGCGAGGGCCCGGTTGGGCGGGGCGAATAAATAGGCGACGGCGATGCCGCAGGCGAGGGTCGCGGCGGCGGAGGCGGTGACGCGCATGAGAGTCTTTCGACGGCGGCGACGGGCGAGAAGGGTGAACGCGTACGACATCTGCGACGCCAGCCCCGCGGCGTCGCCGAACTCCTCCAACGCCCGCTCAATCGCGGCGGCCCGGGGCAGGCCGTCGGCGGTGAGCTCTTCCAGGCGGGTCTCGAGATGGTCCCGCAGTTCGTCCGCCAGTTCCGCCCGCCGGCCCGGCTTGAGCCGCAGCCGGGCGAACAGCGTCTTGAAGTAGGCGTCGAACTCCTCGGCGGGCACGATCCGCTCCTCTCAGGCCGGTTTGGGGGCGAGGACCGGCGGACCGACGGCCGGTTCCAGCAGCCCGCGGACCATCTCCGCATAGGCGTACCACTGGGCGGCGCGGTCGGTCAGCTTGCCGCGGCCAGCGGCGGTCAGCGCGTACCACTTCCGGCGGCGCCCCTCCTCGGTCCGCCAGTCCGCGGCGATCAGCCCGTCCGCCTCCAACCGGTGCAGCAGCGGATACAGGGTCCCGGGATTCGCCTCCACCAATCCCCCGCTGGCGGCCCGTAACCGCTGCTGAACGGCCAGCCCGTAAGCCGGCCCCTCCGCCAGCGTCGCCAGGGCCATCAAATCGAGACTGCCCCGCACCAGGTCCGGGGAGAGTCGTTCGGGAGACGCGTTCGGCGAGGCCATTCGCGGGCCTTTGGGAAAGGCGAAGGCGCCCGATATCGCGTGGCGATTGCGGGCGCGGAAGGTTGACGATATCGCCTCGCGACATCGCGAGCAAGACGCCGTCCGAAAAACTCTTCCCGGCGGAACGGAGACGCTTCGGCCCCGCGTCATTCTGCCCCGCGGGCGGCGGGGCGGTTGATCGGAACGCGGCGACGCCGACATTGGAATCGGCGTCGGCGGACGCACCCCGCGGCCCGCCCCGCCGGGAGGAACGCCGCGATGGACGTCCTGCTGTTGAGCCGACTGCAGTTCGCGCTCACCATCATGTTCCATTATTTATTCCCCCCGCTCACCATCGGGTTGAGCGTGGTGATGGTGTATCTGGAAGGGATGCACCTGTGGACGAAGGACGGG
Coding sequences within:
- a CDS encoding SLC13 family permease, which codes for MPLNFDIGLTLSVLAACVVALVATTAAPDAVLCGGLVLLVACGVVPLSGTYGEPGALDGLGNPGLAAVGILFAVAEGLRQTGAVEYAGRQLLGRPSGTTSAVLRVAAPAAFVSAFLNNTPVVAAALPVVSDWAKRHGMSPSKVLMPLSFAAVLGGMCTLIGTSTLLVLNGELVKLPTADGGTHPGLELFDITWVGLPCAVLGVAFLAVASKWLLPDRTPAGANLRDTREYVVEMTLQPDSPMVGQTVEGAGLRHLPGAYLLEIGRDVPADTTGNAADDDAPPGAAAGPPRAPTHVEQVVAAVGPNERLRAGDRLVFVGAVDSVKDLRRLPGLTPAADQTFKLDTPSEGQGARQLVEAVVSDGYPFLDRTVRESRFRSHYNAAIIAVARGGERVVGKIGDIRLRPGDTLLLEAPPGFVKLRRFGKHFFLVSGVADSVPPRFHKAWIARVILAAMVAAMFFDVPPALAAAIACGAMIFSRCLLISEARRAVDWSVLITMAAGLGLGAALQSSGTDDYLAHHLTALAGPNPYAQLAVTFLLTAVLANLITAKAAGVLTFGIALAVANGLNLNPLPFVIAVMAAASGVFAGPVGFQTNLMVYGPGGYKTSDYLRLGLPLTALVFAVTMLVVPQVWPFEPATPAADPPPAARAEDDGGAPATAVVNTGE
- a CDS encoding permease prefix domain 1-containing protein; its protein translation is MPAEEFDAYFKTLFARLRLKPGRRAELADELRDHLETRLEELTADGLPRAAAIERALEEFGDAAGLASQMSYAFTLLARRRRRKTLMRVTASAAATLACGIAVAYLFAPPNRALAPPGPALAQEESDPQQAGPEQAAADPAGDPFADGARSQPPAASPDEAKMAALEKALNAPTELDARPGDTIAEALDGLAAQHNIVILPDQRTLNPEGIDLRDLPIENPPKLSGYSLRTALDVLLSTISDASLAAMPRNGILYITTQEAAGRNLETRIYNVRDLLADVRTSPAGGLGGVPGAFGGGQEGGGGMFSLPPVQNQFGEGMGGGMGGGMGGFGAGRPSTGLPAGAADDLVNMILSVTGGEAFGGPWLITDGQGGSIEHFNGLLAVRQTAAVHRQIEELLDSLRRSAEERGWDAAAPGVPTAAAPSGAETSSLTIVVGPNGILSIDGEEGLTPERIRVALKNLATTAPQRRVVIEAERNVPSRAVQETLKLLSGEGLDNVALRAKPAPAGGDPFGAHPAGGDPFGTPAGSGSTAIPRY
- a CDS encoding PadR family transcriptional regulator, coding for MASPNASPERLSPDLVRGSLDLMALATLAEGPAYGLAVQQRLRAASGGLVEANPGTLYPLLHRLEADGLIAADWRTEEGRRRKWYALTAAGRGKLTDRAAQWYAYAEMVRGLLEPAVGPPVLAPKPA